The Lentzea guizhouensis genome contains a region encoding:
- a CDS encoding carbohydrate ABC transporter permease, with the protein MTATLTKPPVDVPAEPSQPKRPRDVRGALNWVATHAIGLALGLMFATPVLFVFLTAVMSDDQAFTSDLWPREWHWENFVEVFDKAPLFQYLFNSLAYSLLATAGMLLSSIPAAYALAKLRWRGRNIAFLLVIGAMMLPPQVVAVPLYDTWSSLGLTGTLWPLIVPYFLFDAFSIFLLRQFMLTIPQSYVDAARVDGCSEFQALVRIIVPMARPGIAATALFCFLFTWNDYFGPLLYTGEVKEQWTLSLALATFKGMHIVQWNSAMAVTFLTMIPAIILFIFAQKSFVKGITFTGVKG; encoded by the coding sequence ATGACCGCCACGCTCACCAAACCGCCGGTGGACGTTCCCGCAGAACCGTCGCAGCCGAAGAGGCCGCGTGACGTCAGGGGCGCCCTGAACTGGGTCGCCACGCACGCGATCGGCCTCGCGCTGGGCCTGATGTTCGCCACGCCCGTGCTGTTCGTGTTCCTCACCGCGGTGATGTCGGACGACCAGGCGTTCACCTCGGACCTGTGGCCGCGGGAGTGGCACTGGGAGAACTTCGTCGAGGTCTTCGACAAGGCACCGCTGTTCCAGTACCTGTTCAACAGCCTCGCGTACTCGCTGCTCGCGACCGCCGGCATGCTGCTCTCGTCGATCCCGGCCGCCTACGCGCTCGCGAAGCTGCGGTGGCGTGGCCGCAACATCGCGTTCCTGCTGGTCATCGGCGCGATGATGCTGCCTCCGCAGGTCGTCGCGGTGCCGCTGTACGACACGTGGTCCTCGCTCGGCCTGACGGGCACGCTGTGGCCGTTGATCGTGCCCTACTTCCTGTTCGACGCGTTCAGCATCTTCCTGCTGCGCCAGTTCATGCTGACCATCCCGCAGTCCTATGTGGACGCGGCACGGGTGGACGGCTGCTCGGAGTTCCAGGCGCTGGTGCGGATCATCGTGCCGATGGCGCGGCCGGGCATCGCGGCGACCGCGCTGTTCTGCTTCCTGTTCACCTGGAACGACTACTTCGGCCCGTTGCTCTACACCGGTGAGGTGAAGGAGCAGTGGACGTTGTCGCTGGCGCTGGCGACGTTCAAGGGCATGCACATCGTGCAGTGGAACTCAGCGATGGCGGTGACGTTCCTGACCATGATCCCGGCGATCATCTTGTTCATCTTCGCCCAGAAGTCGTTCGTCAAGGGCATCACTTTCACTGGAGTCAAAGGATGA
- a CDS encoding 6-phospho-beta-glucosidase produces MKLTVVGGGSTYTPELIDGIAGRRTSLAVDEIVLVDPDEHRLGIVGPFSRRLLEHAGHPAKVRTTTSLEEGVEGASAVLLQLRVGGQTARASDETFPLSCGCVGQETTGAGGLAKALRTVPVVLDIADRVRELAGPDTWIVNFTNPVGIVTRALLQAGHKAIGLCNVAITFQRWTSALLGVDPSSVELEHVGLNHLTWERGVFVDGVDRLPELLADHVDGLAEHIGIDGALMRRLNMVPSYYLNYFYNHDAVVKKQLDSPPRAEVVAAVEKELLDIYGDPSVVTKPEQLGQRGGAYYSEAAVQLVHALTGGAGAEKHVVNVLNRGTLPFLPDDAVIEVSSTVDANGGTPLPVRPVEPTISGLISHVTAYEHLALEAAIHGGRDRVANALLAHPLIGQHAIADQLADELIAQNRDLLPWVKGA; encoded by the coding sequence ATGAAACTCACCGTCGTCGGTGGCGGGTCCACCTACACACCGGAGCTGATCGACGGCATCGCCGGCCGTCGCACCAGCCTCGCGGTGGACGAGATCGTCCTGGTGGACCCGGACGAGCACCGCCTGGGGATCGTCGGCCCGTTCAGCCGGCGCCTGCTGGAGCACGCCGGGCACCCGGCGAAGGTGCGCACCACCACGTCGCTGGAAGAAGGCGTCGAGGGCGCTTCCGCGGTGCTGTTGCAGCTGCGCGTCGGCGGGCAGACGGCGCGTGCGTCGGATGAGACGTTCCCGCTGTCGTGCGGGTGCGTCGGCCAGGAGACCACCGGTGCGGGAGGCCTCGCGAAGGCCCTGCGGACCGTGCCGGTGGTCCTGGACATCGCCGACCGCGTGCGCGAGCTCGCCGGGCCGGACACGTGGATCGTGAACTTCACGAACCCGGTCGGCATCGTGACGCGGGCGTTGCTGCAGGCCGGGCACAAGGCGATCGGCCTGTGCAACGTGGCGATCACGTTCCAGCGGTGGACGTCCGCGCTGCTGGGTGTCGACCCGTCCAGTGTGGAGCTGGAGCATGTCGGCCTGAACCACCTCACGTGGGAGCGCGGCGTCTTCGTGGACGGCGTGGACCGGTTGCCGGAGCTGCTGGCGGACCACGTGGACGGGCTGGCCGAGCACATAGGCATCGACGGCGCGTTGATGCGGCGGCTGAACATGGTGCCGTCGTACTACCTGAACTACTTCTACAACCACGACGCCGTGGTGAAGAAGCAGCTCGACTCGCCGCCGCGCGCCGAGGTGGTGGCGGCCGTGGAGAAGGAGCTGCTCGACATCTACGGCGACCCGTCGGTGGTGACGAAGCCGGAACAGCTCGGACAGCGCGGTGGGGCGTACTACTCGGAGGCGGCGGTGCAGCTCGTGCACGCGCTGACCGGTGGTGCGGGTGCCGAGAAGCACGTGGTCAACGTGCTCAACCGCGGCACGTTGCCGTTCCTGCCCGACGACGCCGTGATCGAGGTGTCGTCCACTGTGGACGCAAACGGGGGCACGCCGCTGCCGGTGCGCCCGGTGGAGCCCACGATCTCCGGCCTGATCTCGCACGTGACCGCCTACGAGCACCTGGCACTGGAAGCCGCGATCCACGGTGGTCGCGACCGAGTGGCGAACGCGCTGCTCGCCCACCCGCTGATCGGCCAGCACGCCATCGCGGACCAGCTGGCCGACGAGCTGATCGCGCAGAACCGCGATCTGCTGCCGTGGGTGAAGGGAGCCTGA
- a CDS encoding ABC transporter substrate-binding protein, with the protein MRKHTRAALLCVAAALTLTACAAGKGGGGATSDAAAAPGKDDKLTLTVWSNYSDREYEEVTKALKTFTKKFPNIEIKHEGSQDDDKITAGIRSGNTPDVALSFTTDNIGQFCSSGAFQALKPYIDRDKVDLDQISPAVREYTEYKGNRCAMPMLTDVYAMYYNTGMLAEAGVTAPPKTLDELFEAAKKLTKKAPNGDIERAGYLPTMGFYANRPTILAPSFGAEWEKDGKSSLASSPGFTEMMTFQKKLVDFYGFDALERFRAGLGQEYSADHAFHQGKIAIMMDGEYRTAFLKAQAPQIKFGTAPFPTWKPADYGTAFTTGTIMGIPKGAKNPGAAWELIKHLSFDTDTIVDLSNAIKNVPSTKAAMESPKLQVDEQFKTFIDLAKSDKLKGNPVTPIGDAHIKAVTDFAVSYTSGKEADLAAGLKKVDQNIDDVDQNIDDAIAKSGK; encoded by the coding sequence ATGCGCAAGCACACCCGTGCTGCCTTGCTCTGTGTCGCCGCAGCGCTGACCCTCACCGCATGTGCGGCGGGCAAGGGTGGAGGTGGCGCGACCTCCGACGCCGCCGCAGCTCCCGGCAAGGACGACAAGCTGACGCTCACGGTCTGGAGCAACTACTCCGACCGCGAGTACGAAGAGGTCACCAAGGCCCTCAAGACGTTCACCAAGAAGTTCCCGAACATCGAGATCAAGCACGAGGGCTCGCAGGACGACGACAAGATCACCGCGGGCATCCGCTCCGGCAACACGCCGGACGTCGCGCTGTCGTTCACCACCGACAACATCGGCCAGTTCTGCTCCTCCGGCGCGTTCCAGGCGCTCAAGCCCTACATCGACCGCGACAAGGTCGACCTGGACCAGATCTCCCCCGCGGTTCGCGAGTACACCGAGTACAAGGGCAACCGCTGCGCGATGCCCATGCTCACCGACGTGTACGCCATGTACTACAACACCGGCATGCTGGCCGAGGCCGGCGTCACGGCCCCGCCGAAGACGCTGGACGAGCTGTTCGAGGCCGCGAAGAAGCTGACCAAGAAGGCGCCCAACGGCGACATCGAACGCGCCGGCTACCTGCCCACCATGGGCTTCTACGCCAACCGCCCGACGATCCTCGCGCCGTCGTTCGGTGCCGAGTGGGAGAAGGACGGCAAGTCGTCGCTCGCCTCCTCGCCCGGCTTCACCGAGATGATGACGTTCCAGAAGAAGCTCGTCGACTTCTACGGCTTCGACGCGCTGGAGCGGTTCCGCGCGGGCCTCGGCCAGGAGTACTCGGCCGACCACGCGTTCCACCAGGGCAAGATCGCGATCATGATGGACGGCGAGTACCGGACCGCCTTCCTCAAGGCCCAGGCGCCGCAGATCAAGTTCGGCACGGCCCCGTTCCCGACCTGGAAGCCCGCGGACTACGGCACCGCCTTCACCACCGGCACGATCATGGGCATCCCCAAGGGCGCCAAGAACCCCGGCGCCGCGTGGGAGCTGATCAAGCACCTGTCGTTCGACACCGACACGATCGTCGACCTGTCCAACGCCATCAAGAACGTGCCCAGCACCAAGGCCGCCATGGAGAGCCCGAAGCTCCAGGTAGACGAGCAGTTCAAGACGTTCATCGACCTGGCCAAGAGCGACAAGCTCAAGGGCAACCCGGTCACGCCGATCGGTGACGCGCACATCAAGGCCGTGACCGACTTCGCGGTGTCCTACACCTCCGGCAAGGAAGCGGATCTGGCAGCAGGCCTGAAGAAGGTCGACCAGAACATCGACGACGTCGACCAGAACATCGACGACGCGATCGCCAAGAGCGGCAAGTAG
- a CDS encoding ROK family transcriptional regulator produces the protein MRAGSPRLLREINDRAAIEALLRNGPLTRSELEGLIGLSKPATAQLLTRLESADTVVRNGLRGGGRGPRAQLWSVNGALAHIAAVDLTPEAVDVAIADISGAVLTEHKAPMPGKHGVLEAFTSAVGKACGQAGLGPEELLHVVVGCPGAVNPANGELAYAPHLPGWNGFDVPGRLREQLGTSVSVENDVNLVALEEMVAGRATEVSDFVVIWPADLVGAAVVINGVLLHGASGGAGEIDGLVIPDRAVADTGTDRSGGTYGELLSSASICKLARAHGLAARNGHGAVRKALAAGPAGREFLVDLARRIATGVAGVVAVLDPELVLLSGDIAQAGGTTLNDLVAAELRQLVVPRTSVQLALVTGKPVRSGALHSALAFAREQVFGLPAATTAPFRGPVVAGSPR, from the coding sequence ATGCGTGCCGGAAGCCCACGACTGCTGCGGGAGATCAACGACCGCGCAGCCATCGAGGCTCTGCTGCGCAACGGGCCGCTGACCAGGTCGGAGTTGGAAGGCCTGATCGGCCTTTCCAAGCCGGCGACCGCACAGCTGCTCACCCGGCTGGAGTCCGCCGACACCGTGGTCCGCAACGGGCTGCGTGGCGGTGGGCGGGGGCCGCGGGCCCAGCTGTGGTCGGTCAACGGGGCTCTTGCGCACATCGCGGCGGTCGACCTCACCCCCGAGGCGGTCGACGTCGCCATTGCGGACATCTCCGGTGCCGTGCTCACCGAGCACAAGGCGCCGATGCCCGGTAAGCACGGTGTGCTCGAGGCGTTCACGAGCGCGGTCGGCAAGGCGTGCGGACAGGCCGGCCTGGGTCCCGAGGAGTTGTTGCACGTGGTGGTGGGTTGTCCGGGAGCGGTGAACCCCGCGAACGGTGAGCTCGCCTACGCACCGCACCTGCCCGGCTGGAACGGCTTCGACGTGCCAGGCCGGTTGCGCGAGCAGCTCGGGACGTCGGTGAGCGTCGAGAACGACGTCAACCTCGTCGCGCTGGAGGAGATGGTCGCCGGACGGGCCACCGAGGTGAGCGACTTCGTCGTCATCTGGCCCGCCGACCTCGTCGGTGCCGCCGTCGTGATCAACGGGGTGCTGCTGCACGGCGCCTCCGGTGGCGCGGGCGAGATCGACGGGTTGGTGATCCCCGACCGCGCGGTGGCCGACACCGGCACGGACCGCTCCGGCGGCACGTACGGCGAGCTGCTCAGCAGTGCTTCGATCTGCAAGCTCGCCAGGGCCCACGGGCTCGCCGCGCGCAACGGTCACGGTGCCGTGCGCAAGGCGTTGGCCGCCGGTCCCGCGGGCCGTGAGTTCCTGGTCGACCTCGCCAGGCGCATCGCCACCGGTGTGGCCGGCGTCGTCGCGGTGCTCGACCCGGAGCTCGTCCTCCTGTCCGGCGACATCGCCCAGGCAGGCGGAACCACGCTGAACGACCTCGTTGCCGCGGAACTGCGGCAACTGGTGGTGCCGAGGACGTCCGTCCAGCTGGCCCTCGTGACCGGGAAGCCGGTGCGTTCCGGCGCACTGCACTCGGCGCTGGCCTTCGCGCGCGAGCAGGTGTTCGGCCTGCCGGCAGCCACCACGGCTCCATTCCGCGGCCCCGTGGTCGCCGGGTCCCCACGTTGA
- a CDS encoding carbohydrate ABC transporter permease, translating into MTATLGARPAPGRGRARARHRLAVLGFMAPALIGFVLFFGYPLVATVVFSFTKYDLINAPEFTGLDNYLFMFKDPLFTKAVQNTLWFVVVLTVARTVFALGVASVIARLKSGVGLIRTLCYLPSLAPPVAATLVFFMVMRPNGGPLATVLDWVGLQSPLWFSDPLWAKPGITAIMLWISGDLMIIILAAILDVPQEQYEAAELDGAGPIRRWWHVTLPTISPVLLFGIVNSVILALQLFTQAVVAGSAGSGSADSTGATKYLGYPDNSTLTFPVYLYTQGFRYFDMGYAAAMATVLFVISFAVTIVLVQRMRKNSAAEEGGPGA; encoded by the coding sequence ATGACCGCCACGCTCGGTGCGCGGCCCGCCCCCGGCAGGGGGCGGGCCCGTGCCCGCCACCGTCTCGCCGTGCTCGGGTTCATGGCCCCGGCACTCATCGGCTTCGTCCTGTTCTTCGGCTACCCGCTGGTCGCCACGGTCGTCTTCTCGTTCACGAAGTACGACCTGATCAACGCACCGGAGTTCACCGGGCTCGACAACTACCTCTTCATGTTCAAGGACCCCCTGTTCACCAAGGCGGTCCAGAACACGCTGTGGTTCGTCGTCGTGCTGACCGTTGCCAGGACCGTGTTCGCGCTGGGCGTGGCGTCGGTCATCGCACGTCTCAAGTCGGGCGTCGGACTGATCCGCACGCTCTGCTACCTGCCGTCGCTGGCCCCGCCGGTGGCCGCGACGCTGGTGTTCTTCATGGTGATGCGCCCCAACGGCGGCCCGCTCGCCACCGTGCTCGACTGGGTCGGACTCCAGTCGCCGCTGTGGTTCTCGGACCCGCTGTGGGCCAAGCCCGGCATCACGGCGATCATGCTGTGGATCTCCGGCGACCTGATGATCATCATCCTGGCCGCGATCCTCGACGTGCCGCAGGAGCAGTACGAGGCCGCCGAGCTCGACGGCGCCGGCCCGATCCGCCGGTGGTGGCACGTCACGCTGCCGACGATCTCCCCGGTGCTGCTCTTCGGCATCGTGAACTCGGTGATCCTGGCGTTGCAGCTGTTCACCCAGGCCGTCGTCGCGGGGTCGGCGGGCTCGGGATCGGCTGACTCCACCGGGGCGACCAAGTACCTCGGGTACCCGGACAACTCGACGCTGACGTTCCCGGTCTACCTGTACACGCAGGGCTTCCGCTACTTCGACATGGGCTACGCCGCCGCGATGGCGACGGTCCTGTTCGTCATCTCGTTCGCCGTGACGATCGTGCTGGTGCAGCGGATGCGCAAGAACTCCGCCGCCGAGGAAGGGGGCCCGGGAGCATGA